The Anaerosporomusa subterranea nucleotide sequence GATTAAGATGATCGCCGATCAAGGCGGAGTTATCGGTCTAAATTTCTGCTCCGAGTTTTTGGGGGCAAGCGAGATCAGCCGAGTGGAGGATATGGTTAGGCATGTCTTACATATCATGAAGGTAGGCGGCAGAGATGTCCTTGCGCTAGGCACGGATTTTGACGGCATTAATCCACAGCTTGAGATTGAGCACATAGGTCAAATTGGTAGCCTGATCCGCGCCCTGGAACAAGCTGGACTTACCGAAACTGAATTAGAAAAATTCTGTTGGCAGAATTCACTACGACTTATTCGTGATGTTATGGGCTAAAATATGTAACAAATAGAGTACGCTATTTGTAAGGAAGCCTGAGCTAATAGGAAGGAAAAATAAAGATGCTGGAATTTATGTTAACTCAAAGAAGGTATTTTGGTGTTAATAGCGTATAAGAATAGTGGAAGATGTCGCAAATACTCTGGAGGAGGAAAAGCATGAATCGAATGAACCGTTTCCTGGTTGTGTTGCTCGTCCTAGGTCTCATGCTGTCTCTGGCCGGCTGTGGCGGAGACAAAAAGGAACCAGCTAAGTCAGGTGATCAAAAATTAGCTGGAAAAACTATTCGGGTTTTAATGGCAAACCACCCGTATCCGGAAGCTCTCAAAAAGTTGATTCCTGAGTTTGAAAAGAAAACCGGTGCCAAAGTTAATTTGGAAAGCTACACTGAAGATCAGTTGACGCAAAAACTCACTGTTGAGTTCACCTCCGGCAAATCAAATGTCGATGTGTTTATGACTCGTCCTCTGCAAGAAGGTCGTTTATTTACAAAAAATAAATGGTATGAGCCGTTAAATGCGCAGATTGAGAAATCAGGCGATTGGGATTGGAAGGATTTCCCCAAATCCACTGCTGATGCTGTAACTTATAGCGGCAGCATCAATTCGGTGCCAATTGTCACCGAGTGGCAGACACTATTCTACCGGAAAGACTTGTTTGAAAAGGCAGGTCTGAAGCCGCCGACTACTCTGGAAGAACTTGAAGCGGCAGCGAAGAAACTGCATAACCCTGACGCAGGCATGTATGGTATCGTGTCCCGCGGTCAGCGCGCTAATGCCGTTACCCAGTTGTCAAGTTATCTATACAATTTTGGTGGCGACTGGATTAAAGACGGTAAAGCCGTTGTAGATACTCCGGAAGCTATTAAAGCCTTTGAATATTATGGCCGTCTGCTGCATGACTACGGCCCTCCTGGTGTAACCAATATGCATTGGCCACAAGCGCAAGCGCTGATGGCTAGTGGCAAGGTCGCCATGTGGACTGACGCCAGCACCCTGCTAGCAGGTTTGATCGATCCGGCTAAATCACAAGTGGCTGACAAAATTGGTATTGCTCAGTTCCCGGCAGGCCCGAAAGGCAACCATCCGTTCTTAGTTGTACCTTGGGCGATGTCTGTTAGTGCTCAATCCCAGCAAAAAGATGCTGCTTGGGAATTCTTGAAATGGGCTTCCAGCAAAGAAGTGATGGTTAAGGCGCAATTGGCAGGCAATACCACTTCACGTACCTCCATCTGGAATGATGCCGAAGTTGTTAAGAAACTGTATCCAGGCCTTGCTGACGACTTCAAAAAAGTTGGTCCTATCGCTACACCGTATGACCGTCCGCTTATGACCGCTGTTGTCGAAGCGCGTGACGCGATTGGCGAAGTCATTGTTAAGTCAATTGAATCCGGCGGCAAAGCAGATCTCGCCGATGCAGCGAAAAAAGCCGCAGCCAAGGTTGACGAATTGTTAAATAAGGCTGGCGAAGGTAAAAAATAAAGATGAGGTTGCGTTTTACCGCAGAGTACACAGAGGGTTCGTAGAGTGCACAGAGGGTTACGGTGAATTTCTAAGTCCTATAACGAAAACCGTAACCCTCTGTCTATCTCCGCGTAATCTGAGCACTCTGCGGTTAGCGTGCCCTGTATCCATTTGGAAACTAACACACAGGGGTTGATCGCTTGAACGAATTCATTGAACGCAATCTTCGCTGGCTTTTTCCGTTACCTGCTGTTATCTTCATCGTAGCGATGATGGCTTTTCCTGTTATCTTTACAATAGGTGTCAGTCTGACCGACTGGGCGATGACCACAGGGGGAGAACCCCAATTTATCGGCCTAAAGAATTACCAGGACTTGCTTAGCGATAGCCGTTTTTACAACGCGGTCTGGTTGACCGTGTATTTCACTGTTTTGGCTGTTGGGGTTGAAACAGTGTTGGGAGTCGGGATGGCTTTAATACTGAATCGAGAATTTGCCGGAAAGGACCTGGCAAAGGGTCTGCTGTTGCTGCCAATGGTTGCCACGCCGGTAGCAATCGGCCTGGCTTGGACTCTGTTTTATGAACCGTCGATCGGGCTTGCTAACTACGCGCTGCAAATGCTGGGTCTACCTGCCTCGAAGTGGTTAGCGTCGCCGAATTCTGTCATTCCCGCGTTGGCGATTGTCGACATCTGGCAGTGGACACCGATGATCGCTCTGATTGTGATGGCCGGCCTAGCCTCGCTGCCGCAAGATCCATTTGAAGCTGCGATGGTAGATGGAGCAACTCCCTTTCAGGTATTTCGTTTTGTAACTCTGCCACTATTGATGCCAACCATTCTGGTGGCAGTAATACTGCGCGGCATTGATGCATTTAAAACGTTTGACATCATTTTAACGATGACAGCAGGGGGACCTGGCTTTGCGTCAGAGACCCTCAATATATATGCCTATAACCTTGGGTTTGGCTATTTCCGTTTTGGTATGGCCTCTACCGCGCTAGTAGCTTTACTTGCAGTAGTCCTTGGTGGCAGCTTGATTGTTCTTTGGATGCGCAAGCGGTTTGATTACTGAGAGGCAGGGAAGTGATGCGATGAATAATAATAAGATTCTTCATAAAGCACTGTGGTATGCGCTGGTTATTGCTATGATAATTCCGTTTATCTTTCCACTCGTCTGGATTGTCAGTTCTTCGTTCAAGACACAGGCGCAAATTGTCGCGTCGCCGCCAATTTGGCTGTTTGTTCCGACTCTCGATAACTACAAGAATGTCTTCATCGACCAGGAATTTGGCAGATTTCTCTGGAACAGCGCGGTTATCGCGGTTGGTTCAACTGTACTGTCGTTGATAATTGGCTTGCCGGCCGCTTATTCGATTTCCCGTTATAAACAACGAATGATTGGCGTTTTTATTCTGCTTGCCCGTGTCATGCCGGGGATATCCTTCTTAATCCCCTGGTTTATCCTCTTTTCCAAACTGGGAATGATTGATACATTTACATCACTGATTGCCAGCCATATGATGGTAGGCCTGCCGCTGATTGTCTGGATTATGATTAACTACTTTGATAATTTTCCCCACGAACTTGAAGAAGCGGCCCAAGTTGACGGCTGCACTTTGCATGGCGCTTTCTTTCGCATCGTGCTGCCGTTGGCTGGCCCCGGAATTCTAACAGCTAGCACCTTATCGTTTCTGTTTTCCTGGAATAACTTTATGTTCTCTTTAGTGTTGAGCGCACAGAATACGAAGACTCTGCCGATTGCTATATTCAACTTTGTGTCTTACGCCGAAGTCGGCTGGGGCAATGTTATGGCGGCGGCGGTTGTGATCATTGCCCCAGCTATTATTCTGACGATGCTGTTCCAACGCTATGTAATTAAAGGGTTGACAGCGGGGGCTGTCAAGGGTTGACGCAAAATGAACGAACGGAGTTGACAGAATGGGAACAGTGGTTTGTGAACATCTGCGCAAAGAGTTTGCCGGTGGCGTCGTCGCCGTAGATGATTTTCATGTAGACTTCGGCGAAAATGAATTTATTGTTATTGTTGGGCCGTCGGGTTGTGGAAAATCGACTACTTTACGGATGATTGCCGGTTTGGAAGAGCGTACTTCGGGTAACATTTACATACAAGGCCGATTGGTTAATGACATGCCGCCGCGAGATCGTAATATTGCGATGGTTTTTCAGAACTATGCTCTGTATCCGCATATGAATGTATATGACAACATGGCGTTTGGCCTGAAGTTAAAGAATGTGCCTAAAGATGAAATTGATAAGCGGGTTAAGGAAGCGGCTGAGATTCTCAGTATTACCAGCTATCTTTCCCGAAAGCCGAAGGAACTGTCTGGCGGCCAGCGTCAGCGGGTCGCGCTAGGCAGAGCGATTGTGCGTAATCCTTCTGTTTTCTTAATGGATGAACCGTTATCCAATTTGGACGCTAAGCTTCGCGTCCAAATGCGGGCTGAGATTATCAAACTGCATCGCCGAATCGGTGTATCGACCATTTATGTTACTCATGACCAGACCGAAGCCATGACTATGGCAGATCGTATTATTGTCATGAAAGACGGCTTTGTTCAACAAATTGCCAGTCCGCAGGAACTCTACGATAAACCGGCAAATCGCTTTGTTGCAGGCTTTATTGGAACACCTCCGATGAACTTCTTAGAAGTATCGCTATCAAATCAAGACGGCGCGTTATTTCTATCTGCCCAAGATGTACATGTTGCGGTTCCGACTGAATGGACCGAGCAAATTAAACAGCATAACTTACAACAGGCAACCTTAGGCATTCGGGCGGAAAACGCCTGCCCTGTTGACGGTGGCTCAATCCGGGCAATGGTAGAAGTTATTGAACCGCTTGGCTCAGAAAATATTTTGACATTAAAGGTCGGAACTCAACCGATGATTATTCGGGTGAGCCCAGAATACCGACCTGCTGTTGGTTCGATGGTCGAGCTTGATCTGGAAATGCAGAAAGCGCACCTATTTGATCAGGAGAACGGCAAAGCGTACTTTTAACACTCCCTCAATAGTTCTTGAGGGGTGACAGAACGAGTTCATTTTACCGCAGAGTACACAGAGGTCGCAGAGTGGACACAGAGGGATCGAAGGACAGAATTTTACTAAGCCAGTTCCCTCTGCGGTTAAACGTTCCCTGTCTTTTTAGATCCCTTTAGTGGTTTTTCTTACCATGTGCAGGAATCTTGAACTTTTGGGTAGTATATACACATAATCAAAGAAACTAGGGGGACATACAAATGAAAAAACCGCTGCTATTACTTTCCATGCTGCTGCTCGCCTTTACAACTGGCTGTGCTGGCAGTCCAACACCTGAGAAACCCAAACCTGTTGAGCCGCCGGCAGAAGGACAGAAACAAGCTGCATCGGCGAAGAAAAACAGTGTGGCTAAATTCGAAACCTCAAAGGGTGTATTTACGGTTGAACTATTTGAGGACAAGGCCCCGATTACGGCTGGCAATTTTATCACTCTGATTAACAAAAAGTTCTATGATGGCCTGATCTTTCATCGGGTCATTGATGGTTTCATGATCCAAGGCGGCGACCCCAAAGGCACTGGCTCTGGCGGCCCTGGTTACAATATTCCGGATGAGTTTCATCCTGATTTGAAACACACCGGCGCTGGAATTCTGTCAATGGCAAACGCAGGCCCAAATACCGGCGGCTCGCAGTTCTTTATTACTCTTGCGCCAACGCCGTGGCTTGACAACCGTCATGCTATCTTTGGCAAGGTCATCGAAGGGCTAGATGTCGTACAAGCAATCGGCAAAGTAAAAACCGGCCCAATGGACCGGCCGGTTGAAGAAGTGGTTATTAAGAAAATTACGATCGAAACGAAATAAACTTCTGTGGGAATCGCCGATCAAAGGCGATTCCTTTTTAAACTCTAGAAAGTAAACAATAGAGGTGCATTAGCACGAAGCCCGCGAAGTGCACAAACGTCACAAAGAGAATATTAATACTATATAAATATCTTTGCGCTCTTCGATTTTTAGCGCGCTTTGCGCTAACGTATAAACCTCTGTGCCCTCTGCGTGTCCTCTGTGTACTCCATGGAATCGTTCCTGTATCAAAGGACCGTGTCAGCAGTTTTTTATGGCTACTATAATGAAAACGTCGCGATGATTGGCGTGTGATCAGACGGACGTGCCAGACGTCTGAGCGAGGTATCAATTTTTGCATCAACCGATCGTTCAGCTAACGCTGCAGTCGCCCAAATATGGTCGATGCGCCAGCCTAGACCACGATCTAACGCATTTTTCACCCGATAATCCCAAAACGTGTAATTCCCCTTCTCTGGTACGTGCCGCCGAAAGATGTCAACAAATCCCCACTCTTTCACTTCCGCTAAGGCTGCATGTTCCTCAGGATGATAACCGACCCGCCCGAGTAGGCGCACGGGGTCATAAATGTCGATCGGTTCGGGTGCTACGTTGAAATCACCTAGCCATACTACTGGCTGGTCAGGCTCATAATGGCGGCTGAAATAGTCCTTCATGTGTTTGATCCACTGTAATTTGTACTGAAAATAATCAGTTCCTGGTTCCCGTCCCTGCGGTACATAGGTGTTGACCACAGCTATACCATTAAAGCGGGCATTGATTAGGCGGGCTTCTCCTGGCAAACCCCATTCATCAAGACCGAAACAGACCTCAACTGGCTTTTCACGGCTAATAATAGCAACCCCGTTTTTACCCTTTTCGCCGCGGAACGCAACATGGTATCCGGCTTCAGAAAGCGGTTCGAGCGGGAAGTCGTCATCCTGAACCTTAGTTTCTTGTAACCCGACGATATCAGGCTTTTCCCTTTCTAACCATTGAATAAAGTCTTCCATCCTGATCCGGATGGAATTAATATTGAAGCTGGCGACTTTCCAGATGTTTTGCATACAGACTCCTTTCGCCAAAGAATGTGTTGGGATACGATTCGCTAATATAATACAAGATTCCTGCTAATTTGCTGCCTGGGCGTGATTTCGCTTTTGACTTGCAGACGACGGCAGGGTACAATAATAGATATCAAAAAGTATAGACGAAAAATAATGATAATTCAGAGGTGGCCAATGATTTCCTTTCGACCAATTACTCTTGGCGATAAGCCTGTGTTTGACGCCTTCTTCCGGGCTAAACGTTATGAGCAGTCTTCCTGCACTTTTACCAATCTATATATGTGGCGGCGCTGTTACAACATCGTTTGGGATGTTGTTGATGATTGCCTTTGTCTAAAGGTCACGTATGGCGGTTCGACCTACAACTTGCCTCCTTTCGGACCTGACCAGGAGCGTTTTGCTGCTGCCCTCGATAAGTTGGAACAGCATTATAACGCATCTGGCATGCCGTTTTATATGAAGTCTGCGACGCCTGATTTGGTGGAATGGTGCGAAGCCGTTAAACCAGGCTATTTCGAGTTTCAGCCTGATCGTGATAATTACGATTATGTATACGTCACGCGCGATCTTATTGATTTGCAGGGCAGGAAGTTTCACATTAAAAAGAATCACTTGAACAACTTTAAGAAAACGTATAGTCAGTATGAGTACCGTGCGATCGACTCGTCTCTGACCGAAGCTTGCATTGATTTTGCCGTGGAATGGTGTAGAAAGCGCGAATGTGACCCGGATCCAGCGCTAGTGTGTGAGCGGGATGCGATCATCGATGTCATGCACAATTGGGATACTCTCGGCGTTACCGGCGGAGCGATTCTGATTAACGGCAAAATCGA carries:
- a CDS encoding ABC transporter substrate-binding protein, yielding MNRMNRFLVVLLVLGLMLSLAGCGGDKKEPAKSGDQKLAGKTIRVLMANHPYPEALKKLIPEFEKKTGAKVNLESYTEDQLTQKLTVEFTSGKSNVDVFMTRPLQEGRLFTKNKWYEPLNAQIEKSGDWDWKDFPKSTADAVTYSGSINSVPIVTEWQTLFYRKDLFEKAGLKPPTTLEELEAAAKKLHNPDAGMYGIVSRGQRANAVTQLSSYLYNFGGDWIKDGKAVVDTPEAIKAFEYYGRLLHDYGPPGVTNMHWPQAQALMASGKVAMWTDASTLLAGLIDPAKSQVADKIGIAQFPAGPKGNHPFLVVPWAMSVSAQSQQKDAAWEFLKWASSKEVMVKAQLAGNTTSRTSIWNDAEVVKKLYPGLADDFKKVGPIATPYDRPLMTAVVEARDAIGEVIVKSIESGGKADLADAAKKAAAKVDELLNKAGEGKK
- a CDS encoding peptidylprolyl isomerase; its protein translation is MKKPLLLLSMLLLAFTTGCAGSPTPEKPKPVEPPAEGQKQAASAKKNSVAKFETSKGVFTVELFEDKAPITAGNFITLINKKFYDGLIFHRVIDGFMIQGGDPKGTGSGGPGYNIPDEFHPDLKHTGAGILSMANAGPNTGGSQFFITLAPTPWLDNRHAIFGKVIEGLDVVQAIGKVKTGPMDRPVEEVVIKKITIETK
- the xth gene encoding exodeoxyribonuclease III, coding for MQNIWKVASFNINSIRIRMEDFIQWLEREKPDIVGLQETKVQDDDFPLEPLSEAGYHVAFRGEKGKNGVAIISREKPVEVCFGLDEWGLPGEARLINARFNGIAVVNTYVPQGREPGTDYFQYKLQWIKHMKDYFSRHYEPDQPVVWLGDFNVAPEPIDIYDPVRLLGRVGYHPEEHAALAEVKEWGFVDIFRRHVPEKGNYTFWDYRVKNALDRGLGWRIDHIWATAALAERSVDAKIDTSLRRLARPSDHTPIIATFSL
- a CDS encoding DUF2156 domain-containing protein, whose amino-acid sequence is MISFRPITLGDKPVFDAFFRAKRYEQSSCTFTNLYMWRRCYNIVWDVVDDCLCLKVTYGGSTYNLPPFGPDQERFAAALDKLEQHYNASGMPFYMKSATPDLVEWCEAVKPGYFEFQPDRDNYDYVYVTRDLIDLQGRKFHIKKNHLNNFKKTYSQYEYRAIDSSLTEACIDFAVEWCRKRECDPDPALVCERDAIIDVMHNWDTLGVTGGAILINGKIEAFTFGEMLNDEMAVIHVEKGDSEIRGVYQAINQEFCQNVWSQVPFVNREEDMGIPGIRKAKESYSPIKMIEKYNISIKPR
- a CDS encoding ABC transporter ATP-binding protein yields the protein MGTVVCEHLRKEFAGGVVAVDDFHVDFGENEFIVIVGPSGCGKSTTLRMIAGLEERTSGNIYIQGRLVNDMPPRDRNIAMVFQNYALYPHMNVYDNMAFGLKLKNVPKDEIDKRVKEAAEILSITSYLSRKPKELSGGQRQRVALGRAIVRNPSVFLMDEPLSNLDAKLRVQMRAEIIKLHRRIGVSTIYVTHDQTEAMTMADRIIVMKDGFVQQIASPQELYDKPANRFVAGFIGTPPMNFLEVSLSNQDGALFLSAQDVHVAVPTEWTEQIKQHNLQQATLGIRAENACPVDGGSIRAMVEVIEPLGSENILTLKVGTQPMIIRVSPEYRPAVGSMVELDLEMQKAHLFDQENGKAYF
- a CDS encoding carbohydrate ABC transporter permease, which encodes MNNNKILHKALWYALVIAMIIPFIFPLVWIVSSSFKTQAQIVASPPIWLFVPTLDNYKNVFIDQEFGRFLWNSAVIAVGSTVLSLIIGLPAAYSISRYKQRMIGVFILLARVMPGISFLIPWFILFSKLGMIDTFTSLIASHMMVGLPLIVWIMINYFDNFPHELEEAAQVDGCTLHGAFFRIVLPLAGPGILTASTLSFLFSWNNFMFSLVLSAQNTKTLPIAIFNFVSYAEVGWGNVMAAAVVIIAPAIILTMLFQRYVIKGLTAGAVKG
- a CDS encoding carbohydrate ABC transporter permease; protein product: MNEFIERNLRWLFPLPAVIFIVAMMAFPVIFTIGVSLTDWAMTTGGEPQFIGLKNYQDLLSDSRFYNAVWLTVYFTVLAVGVETVLGVGMALILNREFAGKDLAKGLLLLPMVATPVAIGLAWTLFYEPSIGLANYALQMLGLPASKWLASPNSVIPALAIVDIWQWTPMIALIVMAGLASLPQDPFEAAMVDGATPFQVFRFVTLPLLMPTILVAVILRGIDAFKTFDIILTMTAGGPGFASETLNIYAYNLGFGYFRFGMASTALVALLAVVLGGSLIVLWMRKRFDY